The following coding sequences are from one Haliotis asinina isolate JCU_RB_2024 chromosome 3, JCU_Hal_asi_v2, whole genome shotgun sequence window:
- the LOC137277016 gene encoding uncharacterized protein, whose translation MMNFHLVLALVCLAGSAMAAHWHHTTTTPKPKTPEDLMHEKMDDLEKLLETVARQIMLQQLFFNERIRGGYNSGVKQIRYTRVGPRPYHSDSHSGQLAGSIHDHPDQYRTMGLGELGVVLNGIDFRTRHNDYKLQMPDNRNIMNAVRDVPFPPVPNVITRLNTVAEQAAEMREWFSAWQNQNETHRPYKSHFTPVLCYLEGFMMKDLQKLYEPSETNLHHFDALTQDELLQKARFSGYSGIQSSSQDFAYLPRYVMNVVNGTIDTAQWNYRVACHPLSEDLPLKNLKLVDDLNVRMANNMTLDDYRDSPGARFDLNEKTDDRSYIYGLLDKVMQEIPGKDNYGALIHDSFLRETVNEIKFANFTPLNTAFYHRWYKVKDNGAMGVKIVHRGFADSYFFISQTTHHEVASMTFIDCHKNMTTRKTECGPITRRYTAAIPLEIVYLTPLHNWNPYSIQYKGDYNTNYAKSVTANNRQGGMTQATAFDGSNSMHWYHTPEQFFDTAALDKDNQAHRVVGVLDSNGTPRKVMASGMRTILPEIPGIGSVRTRYPILPVHGEGLSVWKELDALKDITMKIQSNSAAFEKDPIHIDEVPVTDKAQPSVHFLVGPSDQAHGNHTHNITLTFAQMESLGAGQAVTVKTSFNSGHSHQVEIYVKPGTTRFQMKSCDGHSGACSDGHPLQLTAIQN comes from the exons ATG atgAATTTTCATCTTGTACTTGCTTTGGTGTGCCTGGCGGGTAGTGCAATGGCTGCCCACTGGCACCACACCACAACAACTCCGAAACCAAAGACTCCTGAAGACTTAATGCATGAGAAGATGGACGACTTGGAGAAACTGTTGGAAACTGTTGCTAGGCAGATCATGCTTCAACAGTTGTTCTTCAATGAGCGGATCCGGGGCGGCTACAACTCTGGCGTGAAGCAGATCCGGTACACAAGGGTGGGACCAAGGCCATATCACAGTGACTCTCACTCGGGTCAATTAGCTGGGTCCATTCATGACCATCCTGATCAATACCGAACGATGGGACTTGGGGAACTGGGCGTCGTCCTCAATGGCATAGATTTCAGGACAAG ACACAACGACTACAAGCTCCAAATGCCAGACAACAGGAACATTATGAATGCAGTGAGAGATGTACCCTTCCCACCCGTTCCCAATGTCATCACTCGTCTAAACACCGTCGCTGAACAAGCGGCGGAGATGCGAGAGTGGTTCTCTGCCTGGCAGAATCAGAACGAGACCCACAGACCATACAAGAGCCACTTCACGCCAGTGCTGTGCTACCTGGAGGGATTCATGATGAAAGATTTACAGAAGCTGTATGAGCCTTCTGAGACAAACTTACATCATTTTGATGCCTTGACGCAGGACGAACTGCTGCAGAAGGCCAG ATTTTCAGGATATTCTGGTATTCAAAGCAGCAGCCAAGACTTCGCCTACTTACCCCGCTATGTCATGAACGTTGTCAATGGTACAATAGATACTGCCCAGTGGAACTACCGAGTCGCCTGCCATCCCCTCAGCGAGGACTTGCCACTGAAGAACCTCAAACTGGTGGACGATTTGAACGTTAGGATGGCCAACAACATGACTTTGGATGACTACAGGGACAGTCCTGGAGCCAGGTTTGACCTCAATGAAAAGACAGATGATCGAAGCTATATCTATGGGTTGTTGGACAAGGTCATGCAAGAGATCCCAGGCAAAGATAATTACGGCGCACTTATTCACGATTCTTTTCTCAGAGAGACAGTCAATGAAATCAAGTTTGCGAACTTTACTCCCCTCAACACGGCATTCTATCACCGGTGGTACAAGGTGAAAGATAATGGGGCAATGGGAGTGAAGATTGTACACAGGGGATTTGCTGATTCGTACTTCTTCATTTCACAGACTACCCATCACGAGGTGGCAAGCATGACCTTCATAGACTGTCATAAGAACATGACCACTCGGAAAACAGAGTGTGGTCCCATCACGAGACGGTATACTGCTGCTATACCACTTGAAATAGTATACCTGACCCCTCTACACAACTGGAACCCATACTCGATCCAATACAAGGGTGATTACAACACCAACTATGCAAAATCTGTCACTGCCAACAACAGACAGGGTGGGATGACCCAGGCCACAGCATTTGATGGCTCCAACAGTATGCACTGGTATCATACACCTGAACAGTTCTTTGACACGGCTGCTTTGGACAAGGACAACCAAGCTCATCGAGTGGTGGGTGTTTTAGACTCAAACGGAACCCCaagaaaggtgatggcatcaggaATGCGCACCATACTTCCGGAAATCCCAGGAATTGGATCAGTGAGGACTCGTTATCCCATTCTTCCAGTGCACGGAGAGGGTCTGAGTGTCTGGAAGGAATTGGATGCTCTTAAGGACATCACCATGAAAATACAGTCGAACTCTGCGGCGTTTGAGAAGGACCCAATCCACATTGACGAGGTACCAGTCACTGACAAAGCACAGCCCAGTGTCCACTTCCTTGTAGGTCCATCAGACCAAGCTCACGGCAATCACACCCACAATATTACACTCACCTTTGCACAGATGGAGTCGCTCGGTGCAGGGCAGGCCGTCACCGTCAAGACATCCTTCAACTCTGGGCACAGTCATCAAGTTGAGATCTACGTCAAACCGGGCACAACACGTTTTCAGATGAAGAGTTGCGATGGCCATAGTGGAGCCTGTTCTGATGGTCACCCCTTACAGCTCACTGCAATCCAGAACTGA